The following proteins are co-located in the Shouchella hunanensis genome:
- a CDS encoding nucleotidyltransferase domain-containing protein yields MIDRTKAIKTAKELVAYRFPTCELALLAGSVARNEHTKTSDLDMIVFDNQVSSSFRESRYQDGWPVEWFVHSTTSYRVIFEADQRSASPTMQRMMVDGLVLVNHNHDFYEQLKAESELVLQKGPDPWSSQTQKEKRYFLTDTLEDLIGEHRKRELFFIVNHLMEQLGEFVLRMNGHWIGQSKWLYRCLYAYDCHFAESFYQAFEYFYQAGRKEKVVALTQHVLDETGGPLFDGFSLGKNN; encoded by the coding sequence ATGATTGACCGCACGAAAGCGATTAAAACGGCAAAAGAGCTAGTAGCTTATAGGTTTCCAACATGCGAGCTAGCCTTATTGGCAGGGAGCGTTGCTCGAAATGAACACACGAAAACGTCTGATTTAGATATGATTGTATTTGATAATCAAGTGTCTTCATCTTTTCGAGAGTCGCGTTACCAAGATGGTTGGCCAGTTGAGTGGTTTGTTCATTCTACCACATCGTATCGGGTTATTTTTGAAGCAGATCAACGAAGTGCGAGTCCCACTATGCAACGAATGATGGTTGATGGATTGGTGTTAGTCAACCATAATCATGACTTTTATGAACAATTAAAAGCTGAATCAGAATTGGTTTTACAAAAAGGGCCTGACCCTTGGTCTTCACAAACCCAAAAGGAAAAGCGCTATTTTCTTACAGATACGTTAGAAGATCTTATAGGCGAACATAGAAAGCGAGAATTGTTCTTCATCGTTAACCATTTGATGGAACAGTTAGGAGAGTTTGTTTTGCGTATGAATGGTCACTGGATTGGTCAATCAAAATGGCTCTATCGATGTTTATATGCATACGACTGCCATTTTGCGGAGTCTTTTTATCAAGCATTTGAATACTTTTATCAAGCTGGTCGAAAAGAAAAGGTCGTTGCGCTGACACAGCATGTATTAGATGAAACAGGTGGCCCATTATTTGATGGGTTTTCTTTAGGGAAGAATAACTAA
- a CDS encoding helix-turn-helix domain-containing protein codes for MSTFSQKCMQEIEQILFERIQLKTVARRMGYSPSHFHRKFIAEFKLSLVEYVRKRRLAYASSLLIHTKVRIIEIALSVGFESQESFTRAFQKGYGLPPGRYRSLLKELKEGDQTMDVTPIKGWMLAGDKPQHYEVGLDTKVVHQGKQSAYIKGIMEKPIGGFVTLMQQFKADKYVGKRMKLSGFVKTNGIQEYCGLWMRVDNKQQDVLQFDNMYNRKIVGDTDWNIYSIVLDIPEESDLIAFGLNVSGPGQVWLDSLIFQEVKKTVPTTNVDWQFEMDDAPQNLTFDD; via the coding sequence ATGTCTACATTCTCGCAAAAGTGTATGCAAGAGATCGAACAGATACTATTTGAACGGATTCAACTTAAAACGGTTGCGAGAAGGATGGGGTATTCACCCTCTCATTTTCATCGTAAATTTATTGCTGAGTTTAAGTTGAGTTTAGTTGAGTATGTACGAAAAAGACGACTGGCGTATGCTTCATCTTTATTAATCCATACAAAAGTACGAATTATTGAAATTGCATTGAGTGTTGGCTTTGAGAGTCAGGAGTCGTTTACACGAGCATTCCAAAAAGGGTATGGGCTCCCACCAGGAAGATATCGTTCACTATTAAAGGAATTAAAGGAAGGGGATCAAACGATGGATGTGACACCGATAAAAGGATGGATGTTAGCAGGGGACAAACCACAGCATTATGAGGTCGGGCTTGATACTAAAGTTGTCCATCAAGGAAAGCAGTCTGCTTATATAAAGGGAATTATGGAAAAACCAATTGGCGGATTTGTTACACTTATGCAACAATTCAAAGCAGATAAATACGTAGGAAAGCGCATGAAGCTTTCTGGCTTTGTGAAAACGAATGGCATTCAGGAATATTGTGGATTATGGATGAGAGTGGATAATAAGCAACAAGATGTTCTCCAATTTGATAATATGTATAACCGTAAAATTGTAGGAGATACCGATTGGAATATCTATAGTATCGTTCTAGATATACCGGAAGAGAGTGACTTAATTGCTTTTGGTCTAAATGTATCGGGCCCCGGACAAGTATGGTTAGACAGTTTAATCTTTCAAGAAGTAAAGAAGACCGTTCCTACAACAAATGTTGATTGGCAATTTGAAATGGATGATGCGCCACAGAACCTCACTTTTGATGACTAA
- a CDS encoding STAS domain-containing protein: MIKSKDYLKPITETILAEKMALANMPPSHDHIDEATLVSRLKPWRHELIEVYAHSFLKDKEESEEAMDNWGEAVAGLLVSLDLKLDVALKEITYYRDRIGVIIKDQAEEGGFSFNHLYDVISKFNQIVDLAIQKVSQTYMRDYANNIEVAKYAIDELSVPLVQLTDEVGIIPIIGEIDTKRAQYLMTNALDKGSQLGLKYIILDLSGVSVIDTMVAAQIFKVVDALKLIGIETMISGVRPEIAQTMVSLGIKVDLKIYSSLRQAFGKISIDQ, from the coding sequence ATGATCAAATCCAAAGACTATTTAAAGCCCATTACAGAAACCATTTTAGCTGAGAAAATGGCATTAGCGAACATGCCTCCGTCGCATGATCATATAGACGAAGCGACACTCGTTTCAAGGCTAAAACCGTGGCGACACGAGCTTATTGAAGTCTATGCACATTCATTTTTAAAGGATAAAGAAGAATCTGAAGAAGCAATGGATAACTGGGGAGAAGCTGTTGCAGGCTTGTTAGTATCTCTTGATTTAAAATTGGATGTAGCGTTAAAAGAAATTACGTATTACCGTGATCGAATTGGTGTCATTATTAAAGATCAAGCAGAAGAAGGGGGCTTTTCCTTTAATCATTTGTATGACGTCATTTCAAAATTTAATCAAATTGTAGACTTGGCGATCCAAAAGGTGAGCCAAACCTATATGAGAGATTATGCAAACAATATTGAAGTGGCGAAATATGCCATTGACGAACTCTCTGTTCCTCTTGTGCAGTTAACCGATGAAGTGGGAATTATTCCGATTATCGGTGAAATTGATACAAAGCGAGCGCAATATTTGATGACGAATGCATTAGACAAAGGCTCTCAGCTTGGTTTAAAATACATTATTCTTGATTTGTCAGGTGTAAGTGTCATTGATACGATGGTCGCTGCCCAAATCTTTAAAGTTGTCGATGCACTAAAATTGATTGGAATCGAAACAATGATTAGTGGGGTTCGTCCTGAAATTGCTCAAACAATGGTTTCATTAGGTATTAAAGTAGACTTGAAAATTTATAGTTCATTAAGGCAAGCATTTGGAAAGATTTCGATTGACCAATAA
- a CDS encoding helix-turn-helix transcriptional regulator has product MDRNYVIIVVSRNVGALRKESHLTETQMANALGITKKTIVQLESGHLRAGWTLVCAICAIFQESEILERLFGGDPLEVIKLLSDDRETIVRQKTKGGKIWWKSVKTLGSYRLQQNIISQHYRIIDDLDYRIESTFSYETALQTLEHLAKGRYEKR; this is encoded by the coding sequence ATGGATCGTAACTATGTCATTATTGTCGTATCTCGAAATGTGGGTGCTTTAAGAAAAGAAAGTCATCTTACTGAAACGCAAATGGCAAATGCGTTAGGTATCACAAAGAAAACCATCGTTCAGTTAGAGTCAGGTCACCTCCGGGCAGGGTGGACACTCGTTTGTGCCATTTGTGCCATTTTTCAAGAAAGTGAGATTCTTGAACGGTTATTTGGTGGCGACCCATTAGAAGTGATTAAGCTATTGAGTGATGATCGTGAAACGATTGTGCGTCAAAAAACAAAAGGTGGAAAAATTTGGTGGAAAAGTGTTAAAACATTGGGGAGCTACAGGCTTCAACAGAATATTATAAGCCAACATTATCGGATTATTGATGATTTAGATTACAGAATAGAAAGTACATTCAGCTACGAAACAGCTCTTCAAACATTGGAACATCTTGCTAAAGGACGATATGAAAAGCGATAG
- a CDS encoding alpha/beta fold hydrolase → MNIFIHGLGQKPSSWNRTIQGLSVAETVECPTIVSLLNGTEATYENVYQRFVEWCNHSDEPLHLTGLSLGGILSLHYAKDHPEKVASLCLIGTQCVMPKRLLQVQSVIFRLLPSRLFHQEGLQKRDFISLTRSMEDLDFRASLAGITCPTLILYGGRDYLNKRASFQLANSIPNSKLLCIPDAGHEVNEDQPFPLANALQSFYKNLSS, encoded by the coding sequence GTGAACATATTTATTCATGGTCTTGGGCAAAAGCCTTCGAGCTGGAATCGCACCATTCAAGGATTATCGGTTGCTGAGACAGTCGAGTGTCCTACTATCGTTTCTTTGCTTAACGGGACAGAAGCTACTTATGAAAACGTCTATCAACGTTTTGTCGAATGGTGCAATCATTCAGATGAACCCCTTCACCTAACAGGTTTATCACTAGGTGGAATCCTTTCCCTTCATTACGCAAAGGATCACCCTGAAAAAGTGGCTTCCCTCTGTTTGATTGGCACTCAATGCGTCATGCCCAAACGGTTGTTACAGGTGCAATCTGTTATTTTTCGTCTATTACCAAGTCGTCTCTTTCACCAAGAAGGGCTTCAGAAGCGAGACTTTATTTCGCTAACTCGCTCAATGGAAGATCTGGATTTTCGCGCTTCATTGGCTGGGATTACTTGTCCTACTCTCATTCTCTACGGTGGAAGAGATTATTTAAATAAACGAGCGTCGTTTCAATTGGCCAACTCTATACCTAACAGTAAGCTCCTTTGCATTCCTGATGCCGGTCATGAAGTGAATGAAGATCAACCATTCCCCCTTGCAAATGCCCTCCAATCTTTTTACAAAAACCTCTCCTCTTAA
- a CDS encoding acyl-CoA thioesterase/bile acid-CoA:amino acid N-acyltransferase family protein: MPMIRVRERGENSLVTKAVDWFVDRLKANQIYELTLTRELPTYQLKSRAVFRSDANGEIHPSKTPPLSGSYSAVDAMGLFWSMEKVNRKQAVEKEQKVAPRHYMLTLRHQEETLDSISIRRYWYCSSITRKAVLEEGIIGTYFYEKGVRKPTVLIVGGSEGGIYEEYAAALANEGFHTFAIGYFNVQGGPVQLVHIDLDQIENVLHWLKRRPETTGKIGIHGTSRGGELALWSSIYVAQINACVSLNGMRYSMAGIVPWSEEQWLPPAWKYQGAPLPYLTPLNPKKIAMACKELFLKGENPFKIWYETLYEQIAHFPKAKIPLEQSGKPTLLIAGQEDGMFPAEVLTQTETCEYVQTILYPEAGHEIGIPYLPIFATSYLGGRKRETAMASIESWKEVIQFFHTHLQKES, from the coding sequence ATGCCGATGATTAGGGTGAGGGAAAGAGGTGAGAATTCACTTGTTACAAAAGCGGTTGATTGGTTCGTGGACAGGTTAAAGGCTAATCAAATCTATGAACTTACCTTAACAAGGGAATTACCCACCTATCAATTAAAATCGAGAGCGGTTTTCCGTTCTGATGCGAATGGAGAGATTCATCCAAGTAAAACGCCACCGCTAAGTGGATCCTATTCGGCTGTGGACGCAATGGGCCTATTTTGGTCGATGGAAAAAGTAAATAGGAAACAAGCTGTAGAAAAAGAGCAAAAAGTCGCTCCTAGGCACTATATGTTGACACTGAGACACCAAGAGGAAACCCTCGATTCGATTTCTATTCGTCGTTATTGGTATTGCTCTTCTATTACCCGAAAAGCCGTGTTGGAAGAGGGTATCATTGGTACATACTTCTACGAAAAAGGAGTGAGAAAGCCAACCGTTCTTATTGTCGGCGGATCGGAAGGGGGAATTTATGAAGAATACGCAGCAGCTCTAGCAAATGAAGGGTTTCATACATTTGCAATAGGCTATTTCAATGTTCAAGGTGGGCCAGTGCAATTAGTTCATATTGATCTTGACCAAATAGAAAACGTCTTACATTGGTTAAAAAGACGCCCTGAGACAACAGGTAAGATTGGTATACATGGGACGTCTCGAGGTGGTGAACTTGCGCTATGGTCAAGTATATATGTAGCGCAAATTAACGCCTGTGTTTCACTTAATGGTATGAGGTATTCAATGGCAGGCATTGTTCCTTGGTCAGAGGAGCAATGGCTACCACCTGCATGGAAGTATCAAGGAGCTCCTTTACCTTATTTGACCCCTCTTAATCCTAAAAAAATTGCGATGGCATGTAAGGAACTTTTTTTAAAAGGGGAAAATCCGTTCAAGATATGGTATGAGACGCTATATGAACAAATTGCTCATTTTCCTAAGGCAAAAATTCCACTTGAGCAATCAGGTAAACCAACATTACTCATTGCTGGACAAGAAGATGGTATGTTTCCGGCAGAGGTGCTAACGCAAACAGAGACATGTGAATATGTTCAGACGATCTTGTATCCAGAAGCGGGACATGAGATTGGGATTCCTTACTTGCCTATTTTTGCTACTTCTTATCTTGGTGGTAGAAAAAGAGAAACAGCAATGGCAAGTATAGAATCTTGGAAGGAAGTCATTCAATTCTTCCATACACACCTACAAAAAGAATCGTAA
- a CDS encoding SGNH/GDSL hydrolase family protein yields the protein MYTYLAIGDSLTTEDSLSHQQNGLITPYLQYLKKTLKEPVCLKRLGEGTFTARKLYWYASNYQHEHLIYNASIITITAGGNDFLDAYEMAKLIQSDRPFLQAEMVTFQAMETLLRYILSIKEGSRQPYCIRIVNVYNPYPQEEELDQAIQSYNHRLKVLENRGTVQIIDAYQALQKNTNQLLAIDHEHPNERGYQKLLAQLIASGISPINE from the coding sequence ATGTACACCTATCTCGCAATAGGGGATTCACTCACAACGGAAGATTCACTTAGCCATCAACAAAATGGACTGATCACTCCTTATTTACAGTATTTAAAAAAAACCCTAAAAGAGCCGGTTTGTTTAAAACGTTTGGGTGAAGGGACTTTTACCGCCCGGAAACTTTACTGGTATGCATCAAACTACCAGCACGAACATCTCATTTATAACGCATCCATTATAACCATTACAGCTGGAGGAAACGATTTCCTAGACGCTTATGAGATGGCGAAGCTGATTCAATCGGATCGCCCATTCTTACAAGCGGAAATGGTAACCTTCCAAGCAATGGAAACACTTCTACGCTATATCTTGTCTATTAAAGAAGGCTCACGTCAGCCCTATTGTATACGAATCGTAAATGTATACAACCCGTACCCCCAAGAAGAAGAACTTGATCAAGCAATACAAAGCTACAACCACCGTTTGAAAGTGTTAGAAAACCGCGGTACCGTTCAAATTATCGATGCGTATCAAGCTCTACAAAAAAACACAAACCAACTACTCGCTATTGACCATGAACATCCAAATGAACGAGGTTATCAAAAGTTACTTGCACAATTAATAGCGTCAGGCATTTCTCCTATAAACGAATAG
- a CDS encoding MFS transporter: MSSKGFYWLLIGQANNSAVMVLYIIALMDVMWEHTGSVFMMSLVPVVITGTRFVSSLVAPLMLRRYTLPTILAGSQWTKSVLFLCLVSLISFEQVMPIFLLVSTIAFLDGLSDPASQALLPRLVTKSDLMKANSTASVVFETVSMSCWPVGGILLVLLYAEGVFIAVIGFSIIAALFFSLVGLQAPHDHQHSQTVEWKVSMGIGWRKILETPWLRRVMATTALEAIAGVVWIAAIVYVFVDEVLHVSQAWWGFMNASFFAGLILAGLILVKMAHVFERRLPLLLLIGFSGGSILTTVFALHAIPLLALFLVAGVGICEQMRSVGLHTILQQQIEEEKLVYVYTVQGAVSTLAFGIGAFLVGILADAMDIRVVYIGSALLLSGCFIIWLKTWKRM, encoded by the coding sequence ATGAGCTCAAAAGGGTTCTATTGGTTGCTAATCGGGCAAGCCAATAATAGTGCTGTCATGGTGCTGTATATCATTGCTCTTATGGACGTTATGTGGGAACATACTGGCTCTGTTTTCATGATGAGTTTGGTTCCTGTGGTTATTACAGGTACTCGTTTCGTGTCTAGTTTGGTGGCGCCTTTAATGCTAAGACGTTACACGCTACCCACTATTCTAGCGGGTAGCCAATGGACGAAGAGTGTTCTGTTTCTTTGTTTAGTTAGTTTGATTTCGTTTGAGCAAGTGATGCCTATTTTTTTACTTGTAAGTACAATTGCCTTCCTGGACGGCCTATCTGATCCGGCCAGTCAAGCGTTACTACCGCGACTCGTAACTAAGTCAGATTTGATGAAGGCAAATAGCACTGCGTCAGTGGTCTTTGAAACAGTGAGTATGAGCTGCTGGCCAGTTGGTGGAATCCTACTAGTATTGCTTTATGCAGAGGGTGTATTCATTGCTGTTATTGGTTTTTCCATCATTGCAGCACTGTTTTTTTCGCTAGTGGGTTTACAAGCGCCGCACGACCATCAACATTCCCAAACAGTTGAATGGAAAGTCAGTATGGGCATTGGATGGAGAAAAATCCTTGAAACGCCATGGCTCAGACGGGTCATGGCAACAACTGCATTAGAGGCTATTGCCGGTGTGGTTTGGATTGCGGCAATTGTTTATGTGTTCGTAGATGAGGTCCTTCATGTCTCACAAGCGTGGTGGGGGTTCATGAACGCCAGTTTTTTTGCCGGTCTTATCCTTGCTGGCTTGATCCTTGTGAAAATGGCTCATGTATTTGAGAGACGGTTACCGCTGCTACTTTTAATTGGATTCAGCGGGGGCTCAATTTTAACAACAGTGTTTGCCTTGCATGCCATTCCGCTACTTGCGCTTTTTTTAGTTGCTGGTGTTGGAATTTGTGAACAAATGAGAAGTGTAGGCTTACACACGATCTTGCAACAACAAATTGAAGAAGAAAAACTAGTATATGTGTATACGGTGCAAGGAGCTGTGTCGACTCTCGCTTTCGGAATTGGAGCCTTTCTGGTTGGAATTCTGGCGGATGCCATGGACATACGTGTAGTCTATATCGGTTCAGCACTCTTGCTGAGTGGTTGTTTTATTATCTGGCTCAAAACATGGAAGCGAATGTAA
- a CDS encoding phosphatase PAP2 family protein, with protein MDYHLFRLINDLSGQYKMLDRIMLWSSEYVTILLAFALFGFFIVGLKKKIYMKTALFTGAALVVSMGIGYVVKGLFYRPRPFIEHDVNLLVLHNTASSFPSNHTLAAFAIALGIAVFHKKVGSLLLLCAGLIGLSRVYLGHHYPLDVFAGVSIALLVVFLLKKSLNKLERGTRRHVTKRVS; from the coding sequence ATGGATTATCATCTATTTCGTTTAATAAACGACTTATCTGGCCAATACAAGATGCTTGATAGGATTATGTTATGGAGTTCTGAATATGTCACGATTTTGTTGGCATTCGCGTTGTTTGGTTTTTTTATAGTTGGTTTAAAGAAAAAAATATATATGAAAACCGCATTGTTTACAGGGGCGGCTCTTGTTGTTTCAATGGGTATAGGGTATGTGGTAAAAGGGCTGTTTTATCGACCGAGACCTTTTATCGAGCATGATGTGAACCTACTCGTCTTACATAATACCGCGTCCAGCTTTCCTTCCAACCATACGCTTGCTGCTTTTGCGATTGCGCTTGGAATCGCCGTCTTTCATAAAAAAGTGGGTAGCTTACTTCTTCTGTGTGCTGGGCTTATCGGTCTTTCGCGCGTTTACCTTGGTCATCATTATCCGCTGGATGTCTTTGCAGGGGTTAGCATCGCCCTTCTTGTTGTATTTCTTCTTAAGAAAAGCTTAAACAAATTAGAAAGAGGGACTCGTCGTCATGTAACCAAACGGGTTTCATAA
- a CDS encoding catalase, with the protein MTDNYSATQPFPPPFSGDRRYDWEQDQPARLHSQTVGERGPILKQDTIEHETLQTFIHEKLRERPVHVKGFGAFGYFETYYSMSPYTSLSFMQQAGTQLPVFVRFSLAVSTKGTPDTSRNVRGFSTKFYAQDGIYDLVCNHIPVFSVRDTIRFPEAIKAFLPSPENNLIDPNRFWRFVARTPESLHFVLRLYSNMGTVKSFRHIPGHSVNTYVWKNTNGERRYVKLAWFPLAGERYIRNSEAVRLAGENPDVAGQDLYDTIKAGGKVEYGLYAQIMDMEIAKDLPYDPLDDTKVWDEQQFPFLPIGKMTLNKNPDDFEEQVEKAAFSPSHLLEGVELSDDKMLQGRANIYWDSQRHRIGSEFRKVPVNQQSNWTPGDLVTSGDGRYIEGIMQRSDIEKQNDYTQPRLFFEALPEKEQEDLILNIGSQLKDVEQDLQQNVLAELNNVSPELASRIKQNMNNDR; encoded by the coding sequence ATGACTGATAACTATTCTGCTACTCAACCGTTTCCACCACCATTTTCAGGAGATAGGCGTTATGACTGGGAGCAAGATCAACCTGCAAGACTTCATTCACAAACCGTTGGTGAACGTGGACCGATCTTAAAGCAAGATACGATTGAACATGAAACGTTACAAACGTTTATTCACGAAAAGCTAAGAGAGCGACCTGTTCATGTAAAAGGATTTGGAGCCTTCGGATACTTTGAAACGTATTATTCGATGTCTCCGTATACGTCATTATCCTTTATGCAACAAGCTGGGACACAGCTTCCGGTCTTTGTGCGGTTTTCCCTTGCTGTAAGCACAAAAGGAACCCCTGATACTTCTAGAAATGTGCGAGGGTTCTCGACGAAATTCTACGCGCAAGACGGAATTTATGATCTAGTGTGTAACCATATACCGGTATTCTCTGTTCGTGATACGATTCGCTTTCCAGAAGCCATTAAAGCCTTTCTACCATCACCAGAAAATAACCTAATTGACCCGAATCGTTTTTGGCGATTTGTTGCACGTACTCCAGAATCCTTGCATTTTGTCCTTCGATTATATTCGAATATGGGGACTGTCAAAAGCTTCCGCCATATTCCCGGCCATAGCGTGAATACCTACGTCTGGAAAAATACGAACGGAGAGCGCCGTTATGTGAAGCTGGCGTGGTTTCCACTTGCAGGGGAACGCTACATTCGAAACAGTGAGGCTGTTCGGTTAGCGGGTGAAAATCCTGATGTGGCAGGTCAGGATCTGTATGACACCATTAAAGCTGGTGGAAAAGTAGAATATGGCTTATACGCACAAATAATGGATATGGAGATTGCAAAAGACTTACCGTATGATCCTCTGGATGATACGAAAGTTTGGGATGAACAACAGTTCCCGTTTCTTCCAATTGGGAAAATGACCCTTAATAAGAACCCTGATGATTTTGAAGAGCAAGTGGAAAAAGCCGCTTTTTCTCCTAGTCATTTGTTAGAAGGTGTAGAGCTTTCAGATGACAAAATGCTTCAAGGGCGTGCCAATATTTATTGGGATTCACAGCGTCATCGAATTGGTTCAGAGTTTCGGAAAGTACCTGTTAATCAGCAATCGAACTGGACGCCAGGAGATTTAGTGACGAGTGGAGATGGCCGGTATATAGAAGGAATTATGCAACGATCGGACATTGAGAAACAAAATGATTACACTCAACCACGACTATTCTTTGAAGCGTTACCAGAAAAAGAACAAGAGGATTTAATTCTAAACATTGGTAGCCAGTTAAAGGATGTAGAACAGGATTTACAACAAAATGTGTTAGCTGAGTTAAACAATGTTTCACCAGAACTTGCCTCAAGGATTAAACAAAATATGAATAACGATAGATAG
- a CDS encoding ROK family transcriptional regulator → MKTKLHEVNRVNVLNLIRAQGPLSKAELAEKVQVSQTTVSTILAKLMKEDYVMEEGTGDSTGGRKPVLYRFNPNKAFIIAVSLRNSSIQMAVLNLSGERKNEMVYQVQNVKGDAYVEHLLKSLSLFVHPILESHSKFVGISIVCPGVVDAKNGVILYNAKLDLYQIELKQRVEEAFGLQVFVENDLNALVVAEKLFGDAPYQEMLYLSIDEGVGAGLVVHDHIFRGYSGSAGEIGHMSVVPGGIGCSCGNQGCLENYVSWPAIYARILSGWFTQQEGGAIVARADFNPEKVTAIHFVEAACEGDPFALKIVEEMAEYIAVAITNVLHFMNPQAVILNGAHVVNNEPLLAILREKIEKRAMNIVQKDFEMRQTALGNDMNLLGALAVLLQDEMQVGKYNVFLRQQNG, encoded by the coding sequence ATTAAAACTAAATTACATGAAGTCAACCGCGTTAATGTATTAAATCTTATTCGTGCGCAAGGTCCTTTGTCAAAGGCAGAGCTGGCTGAAAAAGTGCAGGTGAGTCAAACGACGGTTTCGACCATTTTAGCGAAACTGATGAAAGAAGATTATGTTATGGAGGAGGGGACCGGTGACTCGACTGGTGGGAGAAAGCCTGTGCTTTATCGGTTTAATCCCAATAAGGCATTTATTATTGCGGTATCGTTACGTAATTCTTCTATTCAAATGGCGGTTCTTAATTTATCGGGTGAACGAAAGAACGAAATGGTATACCAAGTTCAAAATGTAAAAGGCGATGCCTATGTCGAGCACCTTTTAAAATCCCTTTCTCTGTTTGTTCATCCTATTCTTGAGAGTCACTCAAAGTTCGTTGGGATCTCCATCGTTTGTCCTGGCGTTGTTGATGCGAAAAATGGCGTCATTCTCTATAATGCGAAACTCGATTTGTATCAAATTGAGCTTAAACAACGTGTGGAAGAAGCATTTGGACTTCAAGTCTTCGTTGAAAATGATCTAAATGCACTGGTGGTTGCGGAGAAACTGTTTGGTGATGCGCCGTATCAGGAAATGCTGTATCTTTCCATTGATGAAGGAGTAGGTGCAGGACTTGTTGTCCATGATCATATCTTTCGAGGTTATAGCGGAAGTGCAGGGGAAATTGGGCATATGTCTGTTGTTCCAGGAGGAATAGGTTGTTCGTGTGGCAATCAGGGCTGTTTAGAGAATTATGTAAGCTGGCCGGCCATTTATGCACGTATTCTATCAGGATGGTTTACCCAACAAGAGGGAGGCGCCATTGTTGCGAGAGCGGACTTTAATCCTGAAAAAGTAACGGCTATTCATTTTGTGGAGGCAGCATGTGAAGGCGATCCTTTTGCATTAAAAATTGTTGAAGAGATGGCGGAGTACATTGCTGTTGCGATTACGAATGTGCTTCACTTTATGAATCCTCAGGCGGTTATCTTGAATGGTGCACATGTGGTCAATAACGAACCACTTTTAGCGATACTGCGAGAGAAAATTGAAAAGAGAGCCATGAACATCGTCCAGAAGGATTTCGAGATGAGGCAAACGGCGTTAGGTAACGATATGAACTTGTTAGGAGCGCTGGCAGTTTTGCTTCAAGATGAAATGCAGGTTGGAAAATACAATGTATTTTTACGACAGCAAAATGGGTAA
- a CDS encoding DUF1541 domain-containing protein: MQLNTFIKHTAVCCTLIMLVTGCGVHQNGGQPHPLKEHTDHFQTLHESKNRQDIGTIQQHYSDEVPPHLEAVENPTYPVGSKAIILYDAIPGMAYAVATIKGAYETTAYEVQYEAASHSEPLHYKWIIHEDINSDGETSIENEAFVQLNTSIPPLNGERVKIVDQRETTVYMIDFISNSKEDVQNFKWVTEEDLKPIKQKSR, translated from the coding sequence ATGCAATTGAACACATTTATTAAGCATACAGCCGTATGCTGTACGCTGATTATGCTTGTAACTGGTTGTGGCGTCCACCAAAATGGCGGTCAACCACACCCTTTAAAGGAACACACTGACCATTTTCAAACATTACATGAATCAAAAAATCGTCAGGACATTGGGACAATTCAACAGCACTATTCTGATGAGGTTCCACCTCACCTGGAAGCAGTGGAAAACCCAACGTATCCAGTCGGTTCTAAAGCAATCATTCTGTATGATGCCATTCCTGGAATGGCGTATGCCGTCGCAACGATTAAAGGAGCTTATGAAACAACGGCATACGAAGTTCAGTATGAAGCAGCTAGTCATTCTGAGCCTTTACATTATAAGTGGATCATACACGAAGATATTAACTCTGACGGGGAAACTTCTATCGAAAATGAGGCGTTTGTCCAGCTCAATACATCTATTCCTCCATTAAATGGAGAGAGGGTAAAAATTGTGGATCAACGGGAGACAACCGTTTATATGATTGATTTTATCTCTAATTCCAAAGAAGACGTACAAAATTTCAAATGGGTAACAGAAGAGGACTTAAAACCAATTAAACAGAAGAGTCGTTAA